The following coding sequences lie in one Oncorhynchus nerka isolate Pitt River linkage group LG14, Oner_Uvic_2.0, whole genome shotgun sequence genomic window:
- the LOC135574918 gene encoding uncharacterized protein DDB_G0271670-like, translating into SSSSNSSSCSSCSSSSSSSCSSCSSSSSCSSSSSSSSSSCSSCSSSSSSSCSSCSSSSSCSSSSSSSSSSSSCSSCSSSSSSSSSCSSCSSCSSSSSCSSCSSSSCCSCSSSSSSSSNSSSSSSSSRGSSSSCSSCSSSSSCSCSSSSSSSSSSNSSSSSSSSSNSSSSSSSSSNSSSSSSSSSSSCSSSSCSSSSSSSSSSSSSSSSCSSSSCSSSSNSSSSSSSSSSSCSSSSCSSSSNSSSSSSSSCSSCSSSSSCNSSCSSSSSSSSSSSSSSSSSSSSSSSSSSSSSSSSCNSSCSSSSSSSSSSSSSSSSSSSSSSCSSCSSSSSSCSSSSSCSSCSSSSSSCSSSSSCSSCSSSSSSCSSSSSCSSCSSSSSSCSSCSSSSSSCSSSSSSSSSSSCSSCSSCSSCSSCSSSSSCSSCSSCSSSSSCSSSSSCSSCSSSYSSSSSSSSFSWV; encoded by the exons agcagtagtagtaatagtagtagttgtagcagctgtagtagcagcagcagcagtagttgtagcagctgtagtagcagtagtagttgtagtagcagcagtagtagtagtagtagtagttgtagcagctgtagtagcagcagcagcagtagttgtagcagctgtagtagcagtagtagttgtagtagtagtagtagtagtagcagcagcagcagtagttgtagtagctgtagtagtagtagtagtagcagcagtagttgtagcagctgtagtagttgtagcagcagtagtagttgtagcagctgtagtagcagcagttgttgtagctgtagtagtagtagcagcagtagtagtaatagtagtagtagtagtagtagcagcagaggtagtagtagtagttgtagcagctgtagtagcagcagtagttgtagctgtagtagtagtagcagcagtagtagtagtagtaatagtagtagcagcagtagtagtagtagtaatagtagtagcagcagtagtagtagtagtaatagtagtagcagcagtagtagtagtagtagtagttgcagcagcagtagttgtagtagtagtagtagtagtagtagcagcagtagtagtagtagtagtagttgcagcagcagtagttgtagtagtagtagtaatagtagtagcagcagtagtagtagtagtagtagttgcagcagtagtagttgtagtagtagtagtaatagtagtagtagcagtagtagtagttgtagcagctgtagtagcagcagtagttgtaatagtagttgcagtagtagtagcagtagcagcagcagtagtagtagtagtagtagtagcagtagcagtagtagtagtagtagtagcagcagtagtagtagcagtagttgtaatagtagttgcagtagtagtagcagtagcagtagtagtagtagtagtagtagtagtagtagcagtagcagtagtagttgtagcagctgtagtagcagcagtagtagttgtagcagcagtagtagttgtagtagctgtagtagcagcagtagtagttgtagcagcagtagtagttgtagcagctgtagtagcagcagtagtagttgtagcagcagtagtagttgtagcagctgtagtagcagcagtagtagttgtagcagctgtagtagcagcagtagtagttgtagcagcagtagtagtagtagcagcagtagtagttgtagcagctgtagtagttgtagcagctgtagtagttgcagcagcagtagtagttgtagcagctgtagtagttgtagcagcagtagtagttgtagcagcagtagtagttgtagcagctgtagtagtagttatagtagtagtagcagcagtagtagtt TCTCCTGGGTCTAG